The region AGGCTTTTCAACAGCTCAGCGTCAAGCTTAGTAGCAGAAGCAATCTTTTCCCTTAACGCATCCAAGGAAGCTGAAAGTGCTCCTTCAAGAACAATCGGCATAACTTAGATCAACAAAGTAACAATATTTTCAGAAATGCAACCAACAAGACTTGGTAAGCTATTTCAACTACTTTCCAGTTTCTATTCAATGATACtcaataataaataaaaatactAAAAGTATTAATGTTCAAACAAAATATCTTGTTTTTCTTGCTTGTCTATATGCAGATGAGGAAAAGATTCTCTTCAACTGttaaaattatataaataaaattataataaCAATTTATAATTGAGAGGACGGCAAATAGATGAACATATTTTCTTAGTTGTTTTGGAACTAAGGATAACTAAATAATTTGAGATGATTTTTTTTAGGATTAAATATGTTTGTGATATTCTTAAAAATCTcaattttatttagttttttcaaaaaataaaacTTTAAAGAATGGTGTCTCTAAAAATTTGCATCCACACTTTGGTCTTTTTTATTAAAAATGATACTAATTCAGTAGCTACTCTAGTTGTGTATGTTGGGCATGTGACGTCCGTCTTTTCTCTCTGCGCAGAGATACATGTTGGATACTCTACCATGTCTTTGTTGTTTCTTCATTTGccatttttttaataaatttaaataaaaaagaGAAACATCACAATCAATATATGATTTCATAAATACATAATGCTTACATTTGATAAGACCATAACCTAGCGCAAGAATTAACAAATTATTACGCTCTGTTATTTTTAATCAACCATGTGAGTTATAATAATTTATGTCTCAAAATTATTTAATCAACTATGTTTTAAAATGGTGATAGAACACTTTTTATCAAGGGTTCATAAACTCAATTATCGGTCTTAGAATATATAGTACTACCTACTAGCTATCAATTTATTGAGTTAAATAAAGTTTGTATAGCACATGACTCTAGAAGGAACCTTATGAAGAACATGGTTCTGAAAGATACCTTTCATATGTAAATAACATAAATTTTGcaaattaaaactattttatgATTAAGAGACAATTGCAGGTCTTATTACTTtgtttgaatgaaaatgaaaGATTTGTAATTTTGGGGTTTTGAAGGCTTTTACAATTGAAACGGATGAAAGAAGGTGATCATGTGTTTATTGATACGCTCCGAAAGAGTGTTTTTTATACGTGTCCGAAGCGATCCTTTTAAACATGTGAAAGTGGAGAATTTTGGAGATCCTTGAGAAATAAATTGGGATGAATTGAGAATTTCCCATAATTTTTTGGATCCTAATTAAAATGTGAAGttagaagaagaagaataaaaaaattaaaatatgaagtgtgaagaagaagaagaaaaggaCATAACATATAAATggtttaaaaaaaaattaataataatcATTATAAATTCACACAACAATTTTGATATCCTAGATTCGAATCCAATTTAATAGGGGATTTTTTAATGTACCATATATATTATTAGGATACCACGTAAAAATACTAAAATATGCTCAGatttcggagatacatctccggaCGTACCTCCAAATACATCAAATATCttcattttataaaaaaaaaaaaaatcaaaaatagaGGTGTCTCATTTGCAATATCTTTATTTGTGTGATTTTAGATCCGTTCGAAGATATATCTTTGAaatttgaataatatttttagatttttatATGGTATTTTTGCACCCAATAAAATAAAGTTAGAAAATCCCTTTTAATATTTTTCTGCTATCAAATATATAAATATGGTTTTCTTCTAACAAAATAGCAACCCATAACCTTAAAAAAAAACTAAACTGAGAAGTGAAATATTCCATAAAGAGAATTTTATATTGCACCCTAGATATTTCTTAGTCACCATGCGAAATTATTTAAATGTCATCAGTTTGGAGAGATGCATCTCCTGACGCACCTATTTCTgaataaatattaaaatattctGGAGATACATCTTCGGAACAATTTCAAACATCCAATACAATCAACTCATAAGCCATTTATATTTTAATTGTACCGGAGATGTATATCCGTGGATTTCGAGAGATACATcttcaaaattaaaaaaaatatatttgtGTTCAATGCTATAAGTTGTTTATCTGTGTTCAGATGAAGTCTAACATTCGATCGAAAAAAAAATAGACGTACATAATAATAAGAGACTACTACTGTGTGTGTCGAAAATAAAATATCAATACATGTCGAAAATATCATACAATCGAGATCCAAAATGTAGTAAGACCGTCAAAATAAAATACAGACTGTAGCACTACAACAAATAATAAGAGACTACTACTATGTGTCTGACAACCTCTTGTTTACCTCCTCTCCCTGCTCTACCTCCTCGACCATCAATTCCCTCAGTCCTCTGACGATGTCTCCGGTACAACAATGCCCAACATGTCTCCGTCATGATGGCATCTAGAACTCGCCTGGAACCAGACCCATCACGGAAGATACCCTCGTTAATGCATGTCCGCGTAATCTCCATTATACGATGACACCTAAGCAAGACATCATCAGTATGATCTAGCTGAGCTTGCTCCTCCTCTAGTATCTCCTTATGAGCTGGTCTTGGCGGATCTCTTGGAGTAGCATGCACCATGTATGGATGTGACACTCTGAAGAACCATTTGATGTACCCTTAGACGTAGTTCCAGTCGCTTTCAGCTATGGTAGTCTGTGTCTCCTCCGGTACCAGATGActctcataatcatcaaacatcTCATATATTTGTCTATGTGTCAAGGCAGGAGGAGCAGAGACAACATAGTGTCTAGGAATGGTCTCAGTGTAGTCGAACTGCCGCATGACGCGTCCGGGAAGATGAGTAGCAGTGAGACGCAATCCTTAAGTCAACCATCTAGAGTATAGCATTATCTCGTCAAATGGTTTCATCCGACGATGATCAACATAGTTGTTGAGGTGCATGTACTTAACAACCAAACGATCAAGATAAACTCTAAAAGGATCGATTGTCTAGTTTCCTCTTAGTGGGATAAAAGCAGTAGCACACAACATAAACTCGGTGTACTCAGACACACTCGCCCAGCCAGCGATGCGCGAGAAGTGCTGAAGGATCCAAACCTGAAATTAAAAAGTTTGGAACACACGAATCATCAACATTGATTTTGTAAATATGaaataaaaatgacaaaaaaatcCAAAGATAAAAAATTATTACCACCAGTAGTGTCACGCTGCTTGTGACCTGCTTCGTCTTGCACAAACAACCATTTCTCAACTTCGAATACAGGTAGACCAAGAAATACCGTAGGTAGATGACCTCAGTATAAATGGCACTCTAGTCCACAAAAATCTCAGTGTCAACCAAAAAATAAAGAATCCAGTGCATCCGATTTGTGGATTGTCACCTGCTCAGCATCACCATCAACCTGCTCTGTTATTCCTCCCGTGGCTAACAAACTTTTGGGGATCATGCTCCTAAAGTTTGTAAAAAATAATCAATGTCATAAATAATCAACGTAAAAAATTATCAATGTCAAAAATTAAAATTTAggtaaaaaaaaataaagaattCAACTAATGTTACCTCTTTTTCCCAGATATGCCTGATAGTATGGTCTGGATACAAAGGAGTAATGACAAATCAACTGGACCTCCTCCAAAAGCCCCTGTCTCGGCACTCTGAACAGCCTCACCCTCTGGAGGTGGCACTATATCAGCAACATCATCAGTGGGAGGTAGGACTATAATAGCAACAACATTTGTAGGAGGTCACACTAGTGAATCCTGACGCTTGCTGGAGGATAGGGGAAGTGACGCGTCAGATGGTGAATCTCATCTCCTACAGAAAGAAGAAGGTGGAGTAACTTGAGAAGAAGCATGAGCCCCATAAATAAACGACTTTGCCTGATCATGGGCACTTGGAGCATCCGGAACCTGCTGGCTCCACTCCCTCCGAGCAGATGCGTGTTGAGCAACTATGACATGCCTCACTTTGTCATGTATGTCAGTCATTATGCATGTAAACTAAAATCAGGCATATCACTGGTGCACGCAAAAACACACACACAAGcaagaatatatatatatatatatatatatatatatatatatatatatatatatatatatatatatatatatatatatatatatatatattacaggaaattccggagatgcatctccggaagCACCAGGGAACTAATACATTTAAATATTTCGGATATGCATCTCCAGAATTTTCTGCAGTATATGAAACGTTGAACAattccaaagatgcatctccgaaatgTTATGCAACTCAGAAGTTGCGTCAATGACGAATGTACCACGTGCAAGTTGAAAAAACTATATTCTAATCATCATTTTCAGCCAACAAACAACTTATACACTATGTCTAAACTATGTTACATGAGATTTCTACACATTTCTAACCCTAATGATTGATTTTTACTTATTTACACTAAAACTCAAACATTTATCGAAAATtcaaaatttatttaaaattGATGGTTTTGATGAAGTTGAATGATGTTGCAGATGAAGCTTGATGTTCCCTTGAGTTCCCTTGAATCTTGTTTGATGAAATTTGATTTGATGTATAGTAGTGTATTGAGAGAGTTTGAAGTTGTGGTTGAAGAAATGTAAAATGACAAAGAAGAAGAATTTGACGCAACTCTTATGCTCCAAAATATTTTGGAGATGGATCTCAAAAATATTTTAACGTTACCTTACATTTTGGTACGTCCGAAGATATATTTTCAAAAATATGTTACCTTACTTTTTGGTACGTCCCAAGATATATTTTCAAAAATATGAGACATTTGTGAAGATTTACATAATACAATAGAAATAACTAGGGTGCGTTAAGAAACTCTCTTCCTTAATTCCTCAACTTAGATTTGCACCACCTAATAAGAATGAACATGAAAGATTTGAGCATCTAGGTTAGCTTTGCAACCAATATTTTTTAAAACGTATACCGATCAGAGTTACCAATATTTCTAACACGTCTTGGCGTCTATTTGCTTTCATGATATATGTGATCAATACGAGTTCAATTAAAATGTAACAGTACTTTAATTTTCTTAAAATATCCCCAACCACCAAGGGTAACTCCAACATTGATTTTTTCAATAAGTTCGCCAGATGCAATAACTTCCTTTTCAGTTTTTTAATGGTTGTATGGTTGGAGTCTTCCACTTTGAAAATGCCTCAACTCTGAAACAACTTTACTTTGTGGACTGTAGAGGCATTTATGATGATAGATTTTTAGCAAAAACATTACAATAACCaacaaaatatttgaaaatttgaacTTTGGACATAACATTGGTCCACACAAAAAAAATGTTTCAGGCTATACCCCAAGCGCATATACTTTTACAGATTGCTTGAAAAATATTGAAGAGACTGAACCACTGACCCTAAACTTGTCATACTCTTCCTCTTACATCAAAAACATGCAGCCAAAAGATGCATACCGATTGTATTTTCCCATATTCATCAACACTTGTAACTTGTACTATTGCAGTGAGACTGGAAAGATCTAGATAGCCTGATACGAAAAAATTTATACAAGTATAGCATTCAGACAACATTACACCTATGATCAATCATACACCAATCCAACAATTGACAACAGAGGTATCAGATAAATGTGCATAAGGTAATTGTGCTTCACTCCACAATTTCTGGCAGATATGCAATTGCTTTCTCATCGCCTTTTAAGAAATTCTTTCAAAGAAAACGGTCGAGGCCCGTCCTGCAGAGAGTGAATAGGGAATCAGTTTGAACATTAAGTAATTCGTGGACTTTCACAAGTTCTTTCACTCTATAATGCCGGCCAATTAAATGGTTACTCAGTTAGACAGAAATCTCTGTCGGCTTAAATTGCATAACAAGCTATGGCATAAAAAACTAGCCAACATATGCAGCCATCAAAACCTGAAGCTGATGAAAGAGGGAAATCATCAATTGCCTATTACCTTTCCAGATTCCTCATTTAAGCACTGTCTAACTACTGTCGCCTGCTGTACAAGCCTCTCCATTGCTGTGTAGCTGGGAAGGTTAAAGTATGCTGCCAATCGCCAATGGAAAAAGAAAACGACAATTATACatcatatataatatataatagGGGTAAAATAATGTATTGAGATTTGTAATCAAATATATATTATACAAGGAGTATAGTCAAGTTAACCAACCAAGGATAGTTCGGTTCAAATTATCTGCAAACTCTTGACGATAATCCAAGCTAAGTAAATGAAACATTGGAGAATTCTCTGGCTCCTTATAAGCAAGAAGGGCCATAAAATCCTGCAATAAGGAAGGATAGCTTTATAGTCGCTTAAACCTTGAAACACACACAAACGCACGCAAATATGTAATACTGAATCATTATGCAAAAAGCAAACATACTTCAAGTTTTTCCATATATTTTGCCTCCTTTCCAAAAGGGCTCAACTTGGTCTGAGCAAACTCCAAAGCTTCTGTGCTGGCAATAACATGAGATTCTATTAAGGAAAAAAATCCACAACGTTTTAATAGGAGTAAAAAACTAATCTCATCTTACCATTTCCTAGAGCGAACAAGCTCTACAAAATGAAGGCTTAAAAGGTCAAATAGCAAGTCCTTATTCTTCTCCAGAATTTCCGGTGTCAGCTGCTCAGTTAGCTCAATAGCCTTAAGTGCATTTCCCTCCATTGCATAGTGAATGATTTCTAAAGACAGATGAAATTTACTGTCATGGAAGCTTTACAACCTAACATATCCTCCAATTGAAAACAATTAACTGCATATATAGTAGGAGGACTACTCCCGCCATCTTCTGTAATCAAAGTGAGGAGAGAAGGCAATTTGGTATCTTAACGCAAGGGTACGAATGAGGGAAAAACACATTCGTAAGCAAAATTGCCACACGCTATTGTATAAAACCGGCGTATGTTTCAAGTAGCAATAAGAGCAAAAAGTACCTCAGTATCAGTTGTGAATCTTAGTGTGTGGACTAGGGTAGGCTATGGCCTGCCCAAAAGTACTTCAGTATCTGTTTCGTAGCTTTCGGGCTCCATGTTCAAGCCTTGAAACCCCattttaagttttttttatgGCATAAATAAATCCCTTTTTCACATTTCCTTGGGAAAATTGTTTAAGATCAGGCTTGAACTCAGTCTGTGTAGACACTAGAATTTTTAACCGCTTTGCGGCTTCTGCTATTTGCCCCCTACTACGCTATCCGATATTTCTCATATCAGTTTTTTGGTGAACAACTATTTTCCACGACCCGCTATTAAAAACACTGCACTAGACAAGTAAACTAATGTTGGAAATAATTGACAATACTATCATATATATTCTTTATACATTTCGATTTTGGCCCCCTCATAAATTTCGAACAAGCTCCACCACTAGTATCCCTCCCATATAAGGTTGAGTAATCCAACATTAATGTCTTATATCATAGTTACAAATTTTAATATCAAGCAAAGTTTTAAGAACTGAAGCAAATAAAACGGCATTCGGACAACAAGTAACCGAATGTCTTGAACCAATCTTCAAAACAGAAAAACAACAATAAACATACTTTTTCTTTTCTCCATGTTATCCAAACAATCTGTAGGCGGCATTGTCCCAGCGCCGGCAATGAACGACTCGGCGGATTCTTCGTAGCAGTTATGTATAAGGTATGAGAGAACAATGTTGGGGACATCTTTTTCATTTATAGACTGTaaataaaaacaaacataaaGTCAAAATATTCACAGAACTAAGTTACAATACAAAGTTTGTGAATGTCAAGA is a window of Lathyrus oleraceus cultivar Zhongwan6 chromosome 6, CAAS_Psat_ZW6_1.0, whole genome shotgun sequence DNA encoding:
- the LOC127097833 gene encoding uncharacterized protein LOC127097833 gives rise to the protein MELDPRNYDNISINEKDVPNIVLSYLIHNCYEESAESFIAGAGTMPPTDCLDNMEKRKKIIHYAMEGNALKAIELTEQLTPEILEKNKDLLFDLLSLHFVELVRSRKCTEALEFAQTKLSPFGKEAKYMEKLEDFMALLAYKEPENSPMFHLLSLDYRQEFADNLNRTILAYFNLPSYTAMERLVQQATVVRQCLNEESGKDGPRPFSLKEFLKRR